The Pongo abelii isolate AG06213 chromosome 23, NHGRI_mPonAbe1-v2.0_pri, whole genome shotgun sequence nucleotide sequence AAGTCGTTGCTGTAGATGGCATTCTCGCGCTGGCGCTTGAAGAGCCGCACCCAGACGCGGTCCCCGTAGGCCAGGTCCAGCATCACGCTCTGGCTCTGCATGATGCTGCGCTCGCTGGGCTGCGCGTACAGGATGACGGCCTCCTTCTGGTTGTGCATAATGTGCACGTACGTCTCCTTGTAATTCCAGCTGTGCACATTGAGGCTAAAGAAGTAGATGCCGCGCAGGGGAGCAGCAAACTGGCCGGTCGCCATGTCAAAGCACCCATCAAGGTTCACAAAGACCCTTTCGAAGAGCAGTGTCTGGAAGTCATCGCCGCTGTGCAGGGCCGTCTTGCGGCCCACTGAGAAGGCGAAGAAGCGCTTCTGGCACGGGGCGCCGGGGCTGCCCATCTCCCCCTTGTCACCCTTGCTGCCCTGAGGGCCAGGC carries:
- the C1QTNF6 gene encoding complement C1q tumor necrosis factor-related protein 6, yielding MQWLRVRESPGEATGHRVTMGTAALGPLWAALLLFLLMCEIPTVELTFDRAVASGCQRCCDSEDPLDPAHVSSASSSGPPYALPEIRPYINITILKGDKGDPGPMGLPGYMGREGPQGEPGPQGSKGDKGEMGSPGAPCQKRFFAFSVGRKTALHSGDDFQTLLFERVFVNLDGCFDMATGQFAAPLRGIYFFSLNVHSWNYKETYVHIMHNQKEAVILYAQPSERSIMQSQSVMLDLAYGDRVWVRLFKRQRENAIYSNDFDTYITFSGHLIKAEDD